The proteins below come from a single Chiloscyllium punctatum isolate Juve2018m chromosome 22, sChiPun1.3, whole genome shotgun sequence genomic window:
- the myod1 gene encoding myoblast determination protein 1 homolog produces the protein MEITDTSLCSFSSADDFYDDPCFSTSDIHFFEDLDPRLVHVGLLKPDQLPTEDEHIRAPSGHHQAGRCLLWACKACKRKTTNADRRKAATMRERRRLSKVNEAFETLKRCTSTNPNQRLPKVEILRNAIRYIESLQALLREQDENYFTVMDQYSVDSDASSPRSNCSDGMLDCSGPTCTRRRSNFENSYFSETPNDSRTGKSSVISSLDCLSNIVERISTDRPTCSVMIVPDGTMGTPSSPSDTSTLNEPTAIIPSPETCTRTEIQTENPIYQVL, from the exons ATGGAGATAACGGACACCTCCCTCTGCTCCTTCTCGTCCGCCGATGACTTCTACGATGACCCCTGCTTCTCGACTTCGGACATCCACTTCTTCGAGGACCTGGACCCCCGGCTGGTCCACGTCGGGCTGCTCAAACCCGACCAGCTGCCCACCGAGGATGAGCACATCCGAGCGCCGAGCGGGCACCACCAAGCCGGCCGCTGCTTGCTCTGGGCATGCAAGGCCTGCAAGAGGAAAACGACCAACGCCGACCGCAGGAAGGCGGCCACCATGAGGGAGAGGAGGCGCCTCAGCAAGGTGAACGAGGCGTTTGAGACCCTCAAGAGGTGCACCTCCACCAATCCGAACCAGAGGCTGCCCAAAGTGGAGATTCTGAGAAATGCTATCAGGTACATTGAGAGTTTGCAGGCGCTGCTCAGGGAGCAGGATGAGAACTATTTCACAGTCATGGATCAGTACAGTGTCGACTCCGATGCTTCCAGCCCCAGGTCCAATTGCTCGGATGGAATG TTGGATTGCAGCGGGCCCACGTGTACGAGGAGACGCAGCAATTTCGAGAACAGCTACTTCTCAGAAACGCCAAACG ATTCGAGAACTGGTAAAAGTTCCGTTATTTCAAGCCTGGACTGTCTCTCCAACATTGTCGAAAGGATTTCCACCGATCGGCCCACCTGTTCCGTTATGATCGTCCCTGACGGAACCATGGGGACCCCGTCATCTCCCAGTGACACTTCCACTTTGAACGAGCCCACAGCCATCATCCCGTCACCGGAGACCTGTACCCGCACCGAGATTCAGACCGAGAACCCCATCTACCAGGTCTTATAA